A DNA window from Aureibaculum sp. 2308TA14-22 contains the following coding sequences:
- the bshB1 gene encoding bacillithiol biosynthesis deacetylase BshB1 — protein sequence MKLDILAIGAHPDDVELGCGATLVKEISLGKKVGILDLTRGELGTRGSAEIRDKEASESAKILNVKVRENLAFADAFFVNDKKYQLEVIKIIRKYQPNIVLCNAIDDRHIDHGKGSKLVSDACFLSGLRKIETELDGKAQEAWRPKHVYHYIQWKNHEPDFVVDVTGFIDKKIKAIKAYKSQFYNPDSDEPISPIATKNFLESVEYRAKDLGRLIGTDYGEGFTAERYVAVHKLDDLI from the coding sequence ATGAAATTAGATATACTTGCTATTGGGGCACACCCTGATGATGTAGAATTAGGCTGTGGAGCAACCTTGGTGAAAGAAATTTCGTTGGGAAAAAAAGTTGGGATTCTTGACTTGACTAGAGGTGAACTGGGAACGAGAGGTTCTGCCGAGATACGTGATAAAGAAGCGTCTGAATCTGCTAAAATATTAAATGTTAAAGTCCGTGAAAATCTTGCTTTTGCCGATGCTTTTTTTGTAAATGATAAAAAATATCAATTAGAAGTCATAAAAATCATCAGAAAATACCAACCCAACATTGTGTTGTGCAATGCCATAGATGATAGGCATATAGATCATGGAAAAGGAAGCAAATTGGTAAGTGATGCCTGTTTTTTATCGGGATTGCGAAAGATAGAAACAGAATTGGATGGTAAGGCACAAGAAGCATGGCGTCCAAAACATGTTTATCATTATATACAATGGAAGAATCATGAACCGGATTTTGTTGTTGACGTTACTGGATTTATTGATAAAAAAATAAAAGCCATAAAAGCATACAAGTCACAATTTTATAATCCGGACAGTGATGAGCCCATTTCGCCAATTGCCACTAAAAATTTTTTAGAAAGTGTAGAGTACAGAGCTAAAGATTTGGGTAGGCTTATTGGTACGGATTATGGCGAAGGATTTACAGCAGAACGTTATGTGGCAGTTCATAAATTAGATGATTTGATTTAA
- a CDS encoding RNA polymerase sigma factor yields MISESDKVHIDKILSGDKDAFRYFIKTYQGMAFSIAISMVKNEFNANDVVQNSFIRAYKGLGTYRSDAKFSTWLYKIVVNEALKFLKKNKRSQQFITFMDDPIDYSSRFNEAVSDFELNDKKMEIQKTMNLMKPKEALLLKLHYLHEESIIEIEKITGFTKSNIKVLLHRARKSFLALSIEHNNFTK; encoded by the coding sequence TTGATTTCTGAATCGGACAAAGTCCACATAGATAAAATACTTTCAGGAGATAAAGATGCCTTTCGATATTTTATTAAGACCTATCAAGGAATGGCATTCTCCATAGCAATATCTATGGTTAAAAATGAATTCAATGCCAATGATGTGGTTCAAAATTCATTTATAAGAGCTTATAAAGGACTAGGTACTTATAGGTCAGATGCTAAATTTTCTACTTGGCTTTATAAAATAGTTGTGAATGAGGCTTTAAAATTTTTGAAAAAGAATAAAAGGTCTCAACAATTTATTACCTTTATGGATGACCCCATTGATTATTCAAGTAGATTCAATGAAGCCGTAAGTGATTTCGAACTTAATGATAAGAAAATGGAAATTCAGAAAACGATGAATTTAATGAAGCCCAAAGAAGCTCTGCTATTGAAATTACACTATTTACATGAAGAATCAATTATAGAAATAGAAAAAATTACTGGTTTTACAAAATCAAACATAAAAGTATTGCTTCATAGAGCAAGAAAAAGCTTTCTTGCCTTATCAATTGAACATAATAATTTTACAAAATGA
- a CDS encoding efflux RND transporter periplasmic adaptor subunit: MRKLLLSAIGIAIIVLALVVSYYIVENSTKPKPKVEKVVKTVFSEVIKNTTVPIIIPANGTLVAKNRLELFSEVQGVFQRSSKDFKAGQTYKKGQTLISINSSEYYASVQSAKSNLYNTITAIMPDLRLDYPSVFPAWNTYLKNFDMTKSVAPLPETTEEKVNYFITGRGIITAFYNVKNLEQRLSKYSIRAPFNGVLTEALVTKGTLIRPSQKLGEFIDTSVYELELSIGKAFSDLLQIGENVQLKTPEGNATYTGKVTRINGRIDQATQTIKVFVEVLGKSLKEGMYLEAQLEAKEEQNAIKISRKLLIDESEIFIIRDSVLDIIKVDPVYFSPKEVVVKGVPDGTKILSKSVPGAYAGMLVKIYDESNNETAE; encoded by the coding sequence ATGAGGAAACTTTTACTTTCAGCTATTGGTATTGCCATTATTGTGCTTGCTTTAGTTGTATCTTATTATATTGTTGAAAACAGTACAAAACCAAAACCTAAAGTAGAAAAAGTTGTCAAAACAGTTTTTAGTGAAGTTATAAAAAACACTACAGTACCAATTATTATTCCAGCTAATGGAACCTTGGTCGCAAAAAATAGATTAGAACTGTTTTCTGAAGTTCAAGGCGTTTTTCAAAGAAGTTCCAAAGATTTTAAAGCAGGTCAGACTTATAAAAAAGGGCAAACCCTAATAAGTATCAACTCAAGTGAATATTATGCTTCTGTACAATCTGCAAAAAGTAATCTTTACAATACTATTACCGCCATTATGCCCGATTTAAGATTGGATTACCCCTCTGTTTTTCCTGCATGGAATACCTATTTGAAAAATTTTGATATGACAAAAAGTGTAGCTCCCTTGCCCGAGACGACCGAAGAAAAAGTAAATTATTTTATTACAGGAAGAGGTATTATCACTGCCTTTTATAATGTTAAAAATTTAGAGCAACGCTTGTCCAAATACAGTATTCGTGCACCTTTTAACGGTGTCTTAACCGAGGCCTTAGTAACCAAAGGTACTTTGATTAGACCGAGTCAAAAACTTGGAGAATTTATAGATACCTCTGTTTACGAATTAGAATTATCTATTGGAAAAGCATTTAGCGATTTATTACAGATTGGTGAAAATGTCCAACTAAAAACACCCGAAGGCAATGCTACTTATACAGGCAAAGTAACACGTATCAACGGTAGGATAGATCAAGCAACACAAACAATAAAAGTATTTGTGGAAGTCCTTGGAAAGTCGCTAAAAGAAGGTATGTACTTAGAAGCTCAATTAGAAGCTAAAGAGGAGCAAAACGCTATAAAAATTTCTAGAAAATTATTAATTGATGAGTCGGAAATCTTTATTATAAGAGATAGTGTTTTAGATATAATTAAAGTTGACCCTGTTTACTTTTCGCCTAAAGAAGTGGTTGTTAAAGGAGTGCCTGATGGCACCAAGATTCTTTCAAAATCAGTTCCTGGAGCCTACGCAGGTATGTTGGTAAAAATATATGATGAATCTAACAATGAAACTGCAGAATAA
- a CDS encoding DUF6249 domain-containing protein: MNTLGPGIVITALLAAAAFTIYYLIKTKHIERMAKIESGMIDKDFKDSGNILLNLAILFFSLTAGIFVSYLFSANTNIPDYVTIPGFLLFFGGIGFLISYHVNKKKSN, from the coding sequence ATGAACACACTAGGACCAGGAATAGTAATCACAGCATTACTTGCCGCAGCGGCTTTTACCATTTATTATCTTATTAAAACTAAGCACATAGAACGCATGGCGAAAATAGAAAGTGGTATGATAGATAAGGATTTTAAAGATTCAGGTAATATCCTTTTGAATTTAGCAATTCTCTTTTTTTCTTTAACAGCAGGAATTTTTGTATCCTATCTATTTTCTGCCAACACCAATATCCCTGATTATGTAACTATTCCAGGATTTCTATTATTTTTTGGTGGCATTGGGTTTCTTATTTCTTACCATGTAAATAAAAAGAAGAGCAATTGA
- a CDS encoding serine hydrolase translates to MKNTLLIILILIVTSCKLNQNNLVNNEVTEIEKKLLEISNNDGYSGTVLIAKDNKILFQKAYGYANLAHKVPNKMETKFGIASMSKMFTAVAIMQLKEQDKLNLDDTVGKILPNYPNKTVRDSVTIHQLLTHTSGLSDFFNDEFEFKAKHTVRSLKDYFDFFKDDSILFTPGSQFSYSNAGYVVLGLIIEELSDKDYYNYVREHIFVPTNMNDTDNYETDSSIDNLAEGYIKKGENNVWKTSTYMKGAKGSSAGGGYTTANDLFNFSIALKNNTLISEESFALMTSSDYGNNYGYGFGLNNFNDTEVYGHNGGAHGVSAELDVYKDKGYTVVTLSNRSALNGWVEVRSFIRKTLAGATSETDMYLNSEELVSIYKTQGYDAALTKSESLQDKLSERYIMDAASKYRDAKDHNKAIDLLKIVVARFPESFFGFSILADTYLDKGNKELAIENYKKSLKLEPKNTWAIEKLETLENDL, encoded by the coding sequence ATGAAAAATACACTTCTTATAATTTTAATACTAATAGTAACTAGTTGTAAGCTAAATCAAAATAACTTGGTAAACAATGAAGTTACGGAAATTGAAAAAAAGCTTTTAGAAATATCGAATAACGATGGTTATAGTGGCACGGTTCTCATTGCAAAGGATAACAAAATACTATTTCAAAAAGCATATGGATATGCAAACTTGGCTCATAAAGTTCCGAATAAAATGGAAACCAAATTTGGTATCGCCTCTATGAGTAAGATGTTTACTGCAGTTGCTATAATGCAATTAAAAGAACAAGACAAATTAAATTTGGATGATACCGTGGGTAAAATACTTCCAAATTATCCTAATAAAACGGTGAGAGATAGTGTCACGATTCATCAACTATTAACTCATACCTCCGGCTTATCAGATTTTTTTAATGACGAGTTTGAGTTTAAAGCGAAGCACACGGTAAGGTCATTAAAGGATTATTTTGATTTTTTTAAGGATGATTCCATATTGTTTACTCCGGGGAGTCAATTTAGTTATAGTAATGCTGGTTATGTTGTGCTTGGTTTGATAATAGAAGAACTATCTGACAAAGACTATTATAATTATGTTAGAGAGCATATTTTCGTTCCAACTAATATGAATGACACAGATAACTATGAGACTGATTCATCTATAGATAACCTCGCAGAAGGATATATTAAAAAAGGCGAAAACAATGTCTGGAAAACGAGTACTTATATGAAAGGAGCGAAGGGAAGTTCTGCTGGTGGTGGATATACAACCGCTAATGATTTGTTTAATTTTTCAATAGCTCTAAAAAACAATACACTTATTTCAGAAGAGAGCTTTGCTTTAATGACCTCAAGTGATTATGGTAATAATTATGGTTATGGATTTGGTCTTAATAATTTTAATGATACTGAAGTCTATGGCCATAACGGAGGTGCACATGGCGTGTCTGCAGAATTAGATGTCTATAAAGATAAAGGTTATACTGTGGTAACCTTATCTAATAGAAGTGCATTAAACGGTTGGGTTGAGGTTAGGAGTTTTATAAGAAAAACCTTAGCCGGTGCCACCTCAGAAACGGATATGTATTTGAACTCTGAAGAATTAGTATCCATTTACAAAACGCAAGGATATGATGCCGCATTAACTAAATCTGAAAGTTTACAGGACAAACTTTCGGAGCGATATATTATGGACGCTGCATCTAAATACAGAGATGCTAAAGATCATAATAAAGCTATTGATTTATTAAAAATAGTAGTAGCTAGATTTCCGGAATCTTTCTTCGGTTTCAGTATTCTTGCGGATACTTATTTGGATAAAGGGAATAAAGAACTTGCCATAGAAAATTATAAAAAAAGCTTGAAGTTGGAACCAAAAAATACTTGGGCTATAGAAAAACTTGAAACATTAGAAAACGATTTATAA
- a CDS encoding tetratricopeptide repeat protein: MKQKILSFTIFCLLISCAKPTNSDEFIENATGRYLYASDQVVEVYFRDKVLLMTWKGIKDIEPMKLDNDVFFVKEMNEKITFKTDPDNQEHYLVLIPKDGESEIQYKFKKLEKDELTPGEYLDKNEYEKALKGYLAIKEKDSLDPSINEREMNRLGYYHLRNNNTEQAINVLKINAALHPYSDNVYDSLGEAYFKSGDTIQAIVNYKKSLAIDSGNRRARNVVERFEKKIDTIN, translated from the coding sequence ATGAAGCAAAAAATTTTATCATTTACAATATTCTGTTTGTTAATTAGCTGTGCAAAACCTACCAACAGTGATGAGTTTATAGAAAATGCAACCGGACGTTATTTATATGCTTCCGATCAAGTAGTAGAAGTATATTTTAGAGACAAAGTATTACTGATGACATGGAAAGGTATAAAAGATATTGAACCCATGAAATTAGATAATGATGTGTTTTTTGTAAAAGAAATGAACGAAAAAATAACATTTAAAACAGATCCTGATAATCAAGAACACTATTTGGTGTTGATACCAAAAGATGGTGAATCAGAAATACAATATAAATTTAAAAAATTAGAAAAAGACGAATTGACGCCTGGTGAATATCTAGATAAAAATGAATATGAAAAGGCCCTAAAAGGCTATTTGGCTATAAAAGAAAAAGATTCATTGGATCCTTCTATAAATGAACGAGAAATGAACAGATTGGGTTATTATCATCTACGTAATAATAATACTGAACAAGCTATAAATGTTTTAAAGATTAATGCAGCTTTACATCCTTATAGCGACAACGTGTATGACAGTTTAGGTGAGGCCTATTTTAAAAGTGGAGATACTATACAGGCTATTGTTAATTATAAAAAATCATTGGCTATTGATTCTGGAAATAGACGTGCTAGAAATGTTGTTGAGAGATTTGAAAAAAAAATCGATACTATAAATTAA